Proteins co-encoded in one Cyanobacteria bacterium QS_8_64_29 genomic window:
- a CDS encoding UDP-N-acetylenolpyruvoylglucosamine reductase, whose amino-acid sequence MAEAGYVPGTDCPLYAQLPLANLTSYRVGGPAEHYFAPHNGADLQASLQWACAQGLPVTVLGAGSNLLIADRGISGLAIATRHLRDAHFDPETGRVTVGAGKTIPSLAWQAAKWGWQGLEWAVGIPGTVGGAVVMNAGAQQGCVADRLVRARLLRPDGQLEERGPEALAFAYRSSNLQGSDWVVVEATFQLQPGAAKDTVVAATRENLQHRKRTQPYHLPSCGSVFRNPEPYAAAALIEQLGLKGYQIGGAQIAQRHANFILNCGDARASDIWQLIGYIQERVEQRWAIRLQREVRLLGEF is encoded by the coding sequence ATGGCAGAGGCAGGTTACGTTCCCGGTACGGACTGTCCGCTCTACGCGCAGCTGCCGCTGGCGAACCTGACCTCGTATCGGGTCGGGGGACCGGCCGAGCACTACTTCGCTCCCCACAACGGGGCAGACCTGCAAGCCAGCCTACAGTGGGCCTGCGCGCAAGGCCTGCCCGTTACCGTCCTGGGGGCTGGCTCCAACTTGCTGATCGCCGATCGCGGCATTTCGGGCTTGGCGATCGCAACGCGCCACTTGCGCGACGCGCACTTCGATCCCGAAACCGGTCGGGTCACTGTCGGGGCCGGCAAGACCATCCCCAGCTTGGCGTGGCAGGCAGCCAAATGGGGCTGGCAGGGCCTGGAATGGGCGGTCGGCATCCCCGGAACGGTGGGCGGGGCGGTGGTAATGAACGCCGGGGCCCAGCAAGGCTGCGTTGCTGATCGGCTCGTACGCGCCCGGCTGCTGCGGCCCGACGGCCAACTTGAGGAGCGGGGCCCGGAGGCGCTGGCGTTTGCCTATCGCAGCTCCAACCTGCAAGGCAGCGATTGGGTTGTGGTCGAGGCCACCTTCCAGTTGCAACCCGGCGCCGCCAAAGACACAGTAGTAGCCGCCACCCGGGAAAATCTGCAGCACCGCAAGCGCACCCAGCCTTACCACCTGCCCAGCTGCGGTAGCGTCTTTCGCAACCCCGAGCCCTACGCAGCTGCCGCGCTGATCGAGCAGCTCGGGCTCAAGGGCTACCAAATTGGCGGCGCCCAGATCGCGCAGCGCCATGCCAACTTCATTCTCAACTGCGGCGATGCCCGCGCGAGCGACATCTGGCAGCTGATTGGCTACATCCAAGAGCGCGTCGAGCAACGCTGGGCGATCCGGCTGCAGCGCGAGGTCCGATTGTTAGGCGAGTTTTAG